From Alteromonas sp. RKMC-009, one genomic window encodes:
- the rpsO gene encoding 30S ribosomal protein S15: MSLTKEETAQIVADYGVKEGDTGSPEVQVALLTHNINKLQGHFSGHKKDHHSRRGLLRMVSQRRKLLDYLKGKNAERYLDLIKRLGLRR, translated from the coding sequence ATGTCACTAACTAAAGAAGAAACAGCACAAATCGTAGCTGATTATGGCGTTAAAGAAGGTGATACTGGTTCACCTGAAGTACAAGTTGCGCTGTTGACTCACAACATCAACAAACTGCAAGGTCACTTCTCTGGCCACAAGAAAGATCACCACTCACGTCGTGGTCTGCTGCGCATGGTTAGCCAGCGTCGTAAACTGCTTGACTACCTGAAAGGTAAGAACGCAGAACGTTATCTTGATCTGATCAAGCGTTTAGGTCTGCGTCGCTAA